In a genomic window of Cyanobacteria bacterium QS_8_64_29:
- a CDS encoding ArsR family transcriptional regulator has product MSPSSERDPNAASAEAPTCDSPLVDLNGVRQVQPETLSAQRAQQMAEFFRVLADPSRLRLLSALAQRELCVCDLAAIAKMSESAVSHQLRTLRAMRLVNYRRQGRNVYYHLADAHVIELYRTVDEHLDELCP; this is encoded by the coding sequence ATGAGCCCCTCCTCAGAACGCGATCCCAACGCTGCATCGGCCGAGGCCCCGACATGCGACTCGCCGCTGGTCGATCTCAACGGGGTCCGCCAAGTTCAGCCCGAGACGCTCTCGGCCCAGCGAGCCCAGCAGATGGCGGAGTTTTTCCGCGTCCTCGCCGATCCCAGCCGCTTGCGCTTGCTCTCGGCCCTGGCCCAGCGCGAGCTCTGCGTGTGCGATCTGGCCGCGATCGCCAAAATGAGCGAGTCTGCAGTCTCCCATCAGCTCCGAACCCTGCGCGCCATGCGCCTGGTGAACTACCGCCGGCAGGGGCGCAACGTCTACTATCACCTAGCCGATGCCCACGTCATCGAGCTCTATCGGACCGTCGACGAGCACTTGGACGAACTGTGCCCGTAG
- the cysW gene encoding sulfate ABC transporter permease subunit CysW produces MPGASAYVRHVYGNAPILPRSTREASTVFWQQQQGDVLLTYESVARFAQRSGLELSYTVPEPNLRADNPVAVVDHHVEQHGNRAVAEAFARYLFSPQWQGSRHRDRVIYLTLLLLVPAANVAFQAFRSGLGAFAANLGDPALVSAIRVTLLLAVLVVPLNTAFGLCAAWVIARHQFPGRTLLVSLLDLPFAVSSVVAGLAIALLYGRDGWFGPLLEAAGIPMLFALPGMALATAFETLPFVARELIPVLEETGTEQEEAARTLGASEWQTFWRVTLPNLRWALLYGIILTNARAMGVFGSVAVISGNIIGKTQTLTLFIDDTYKQYQTQAAFAAAMLLAGLALVTLALKARLEGASAE; encoded by the coding sequence ATGCCCGGAGCCTCAGCCTACGTGCGCCACGTATATGGCAATGCCCCTATCCTGCCACGCAGCACCCGCGAAGCCAGCACGGTGTTTTGGCAGCAACAGCAAGGCGATGTCTTGCTCACCTACGAAAGCGTTGCCCGCTTTGCGCAGCGCAGCGGCCTAGAGCTGAGCTACACCGTGCCCGAGCCCAACCTGCGCGCCGACAACCCGGTGGCCGTTGTCGATCACCACGTCGAGCAGCACGGCAACCGCGCGGTTGCGGAAGCATTTGCCCGCTACTTGTTCTCGCCCCAGTGGCAAGGCAGTCGCCATCGCGATCGCGTGATTTATCTGACGCTGCTGCTACTGGTGCCGGCAGCCAATGTCGCCTTTCAGGCCTTTCGCAGCGGCCTGGGGGCTTTTGCGGCCAACTTGGGCGATCCCGCCCTTGTGAGCGCCATTCGCGTCACGCTGCTGCTGGCGGTGCTAGTGGTCCCGCTCAATACGGCATTTGGGCTGTGCGCCGCCTGGGTGATCGCGCGCCACCAGTTTCCCGGCCGGACGTTGCTGGTCAGCCTGCTGGATTTGCCCTTTGCCGTGTCCTCGGTGGTGGCGGGGCTAGCGATCGCGCTGCTCTACGGTCGCGACGGTTGGTTCGGGCCGCTGCTCGAGGCCGCTGGCATTCCCATGCTGTTTGCGCTGCCGGGAATGGCGCTGGCCACGGCGTTCGAAACGCTGCCGTTTGTGGCGCGCGAGCTCATTCCCGTACTAGAGGAGACCGGCACCGAGCAAGAGGAAGCGGCCCGCACTTTGGGCGCGAGCGAGTGGCAAACCTTTTGGCGCGTGACGCTTCCCAACCTTCGCTGGGCGCTGCTGTACGGCATCATCCTGACCAACGCGCGCGCCATGGGGGTATTCGGCTCGGTGGCGGTCATCTCGGGCAATATCATTGGCAAGACCCAAACCCTGACCCTGTTTATCGATGACACCTACAAGCAGTACCAGACGCAGGCTGCCTTTGCGGCAGCCATGCTGTTGGCTGGCCTGGCCCTGGTGACGCTAGCGCTCAAAGCGCGCTTGGAAGGTGCCTCGGCCGAGTGA
- a CDS encoding 3'(2'),5'-bisphosphate nucleotidase, with the protein MAYESEREAAIEACRAASRLCERVRAEMAPDAMEKQDRSPVTVADFGSQAVICQALAEAFPQDAVVAEEDAAALRRPDGAASLQQVTHYVQAIVPTAHAEAVASWIDRGNGSVGPRYWTLDPIDGTKGFLRGDQYAITLALVEGGEVKVGVLGCPSLSVDAGPLAGETGLLFAAVRHQGATMEPLAGGSPHPIGVATQDASKLRFVEGVEPAHSDHTQQAELAQRVGITAPSLRVDSQAKYGTVACGQAALYLRLPPPQNPGYRENVWDHAAGTIVVEEAGGRVTDMHGRALDFTQGAKLERNQGVIVSNGALHDAVLQALREQQQAVSG; encoded by the coding sequence ATGGCATACGAATCGGAGCGAGAAGCCGCCATCGAGGCCTGCCGCGCAGCATCGCGCCTATGCGAGCGCGTCCGCGCCGAAATGGCCCCAGACGCCATGGAAAAGCAAGACCGCAGCCCGGTCACAGTCGCCGATTTTGGCTCGCAGGCGGTCATTTGCCAGGCACTGGCGGAGGCCTTTCCCCAGGATGCGGTCGTGGCGGAGGAGGACGCTGCGGCCCTGCGCCGACCGGATGGCGCTGCCTCGCTCCAGCAAGTGACGCACTACGTGCAGGCGATTGTCCCCACAGCCCATGCCGAGGCCGTCGCAAGCTGGATCGATCGCGGCAACGGCTCGGTGGGCCCGCGCTACTGGACCTTGGATCCCATTGATGGGACCAAAGGGTTCCTGCGCGGCGATCAGTACGCGATCACGCTGGCGCTGGTCGAAGGCGGCGAGGTCAAGGTGGGCGTTTTGGGCTGTCCGTCCCTATCGGTCGATGCCGGACCGCTAGCGGGCGAAACGGGCTTGCTGTTTGCCGCCGTGCGCCACCAAGGGGCCACCATGGAGCCGCTGGCGGGTGGCTCGCCTCATCCCATTGGGGTCGCCACCCAGGACGCCAGCAAGCTGCGGTTTGTGGAAGGCGTCGAGCCCGCGCACAGCGACCACACCCAACAGGCCGAGTTGGCACAGCGCGTGGGCATTACGGCGCCCTCGCTTCGCGTGGACAGCCAAGCCAAATACGGCACGGTTGCCTGCGGTCAGGCCGCCCTCTACCTGCGCTTGCCACCGCCGCAGAACCCCGGTTACCGTGAAAACGTTTGGGACCACGCCGCCGGCACCATCGTGGTCGAGGAAGCCGGGGGCCGGGTAACCGACATGCACGGCCGAGCGCTGGATTTTACCCAGGGGGCCAAGCTCGAGCGCAACCAGGGCGTTATCGTTAGCAACGGCGCCCTGCACGATGCCGTCCTGCAGGCGTTGCGCGAGCAGCAGCAAGCGGTCTCGGGCTGA
- a CDS encoding copper oxidase, whose protein sequence is MRNASLTRRTLLGGALLAAGAGLIARPRGARAQAYSDASVTPGGLETVGDVDRRFNGFDAHQILTDWDTGTVSRQANGQQLREYAIEAIEREIEIAPGVRYPAWTYNGRVPGPTLRATEGDRVRIRFTNRGSHPHTMHFHSIHGASMDGVPGAGEVPPGETFVYEFEAQPFGCHLYHCHSMPFKQHLHKGLYGAFIVDPDPERHPQQAEAANARLLGSAANARWQELVMVMNGFDTNFDGDNEFYAANTIPHAYFKRPIRIERDQPVRVYLVNATEFDPINSFHLHANFFDYYDHGTTLEPTLPTVDTVKLAQAQRGILEFSYRGFEPGDYPFHAHQTEFAELGWMSLFRVAA, encoded by the coding sequence ATGCGCAATGCAAGCTTGACGCGGCGAACGCTGCTCGGGGGTGCTTTGCTGGCAGCTGGTGCCGGCTTGATCGCGCGCCCTAGAGGCGCCCGGGCGCAAGCGTACTCGGACGCCTCGGTCACGCCGGGCGGCCTGGAAACGGTGGGCGATGTGGATCGCCGCTTTAACGGCTTTGATGCCCACCAAATCCTGACCGATTGGGATACCGGCACCGTCTCGCGGCAAGCCAACGGCCAGCAGCTGCGCGAGTACGCCATTGAGGCCATCGAGCGCGAGATCGAGATCGCGCCGGGGGTGCGCTACCCGGCTTGGACCTACAACGGTCGGGTCCCGGGGCCCACGCTGCGCGCCACCGAAGGCGATCGCGTGCGCATTCGCTTTACCAACCGCGGATCGCACCCGCACACGATGCACTTCCACAGTATCCACGGCGCCAGCATGGACGGCGTTCCCGGTGCCGGGGAGGTGCCGCCCGGCGAGACCTTCGTCTACGAATTCGAGGCGCAGCCGTTCGGCTGCCACCTCTACCACTGCCACTCCATGCCCTTCAAGCAGCACTTGCACAAGGGGCTCTACGGCGCGTTCATTGTCGATCCCGACCCCGAGCGGCACCCCCAACAGGCTGAGGCCGCGAACGCGCGCCTGCTCGGCAGCGCTGCCAATGCGCGCTGGCAGGAGCTCGTCATGGTCATGAACGGGTTCGATACCAACTTCGACGGCGACAACGAGTTCTACGCCGCCAACACCATCCCGCACGCCTACTTCAAGCGGCCCATCCGCATCGAGCGCGATCAGCCCGTGCGGGTTTATTTGGTCAACGCCACCGAGTTCGATCCCATCAATTCGTTCCACCTCCACGCCAACTTTTTCGACTACTACGACCACGGCACGACGCTCGAGCCCACGCTCCCCACCGTGGACACGGTCAAGCTGGCGCAGGCCCAGCGCGGCATTCTGGAGTTCTCCTATCGCGGCTTCGAGCCCGGCGATTACCCGTTTCACGCCCACCAAACCGAATTTGCCGAATTGGGATGGATGAGCTTGTTTCGCGTCGCCGCCTAA
- a CDS encoding SLC13 family permease yields MVELLGLDWQAWATLATIVAMLAALLKSSGHPDLILLGALGMLLLLGILTPKEAFAGLSNPAPLAVGALFVVAAGVRNTGALSWVDPLLFQPSRYLPATLGRLMLASASLSAFLNNTPIVAMLIPRVEAWSEKSGIPVSKLMMPLSFGAILGGTTTLIGTSTNLLVSGLMEASGYSGLGLFELTPVAVPAALAAMAYFVLVGYRLLPERRQGGATVSSELQNCLFELRVAPNSPLAGKTVQQAGLRSLGEAYLPYLHRDGHLLWAAPETVLREGDILDFVGNPSAIDKLLERPGLERTVDGVGSPELTAHPLYEAIVAPSSPLVGRTLREVGFRERYDGVVLGIHRRDEQIRAPLGRAPIQAGDLLFVEAPPGFDRRWSGRRDEFYLVAPYRGEQPKPQPQKAPIAIAILVATVAFAATGIAPIAMTAFLGALATIATGCLSRQDARRAVDLSVLIVLAASLGLGRAVEKTGLADAIANGIIERAPQLGTLGVLVAIYAITSLLTEVVTNNGAAAIVLPIGLAASAELGAPPEAFAIAVAIAASTSFLTPIGYQTNLMVMSPGGYRFGDYACSGIAVDGVVMVTSIAAIAQLWL; encoded by the coding sequence TGGCAGGCATGGGCCACGCTCGCAACGATCGTTGCCATGCTGGCCGCCCTGCTCAAAAGCAGCGGCCACCCGGATCTGATCCTGCTGGGTGCGCTGGGGATGCTGCTGTTGCTGGGTATCCTGACGCCGAAGGAGGCGTTTGCCGGGCTGTCCAATCCGGCCCCGCTGGCGGTGGGGGCCCTGTTCGTGGTGGCCGCTGGCGTTCGCAACACCGGGGCGCTGAGCTGGGTGGATCCGCTGCTATTCCAGCCGTCGCGCTATCTGCCTGCCACCTTGGGCCGCCTCATGCTTGCCAGCGCATCGCTCTCGGCGTTTTTGAATAACACGCCCATTGTGGCGATGCTCATCCCGCGGGTAGAGGCTTGGAGCGAAAAAAGCGGCATCCCTGTTTCCAAACTGATGATGCCGCTGTCGTTCGGTGCCATCTTGGGCGGGACAACCACCCTGATCGGCACCTCGACTAACTTGCTAGTTTCGGGGCTGATGGAAGCTTCCGGCTACTCGGGGTTGGGCCTATTCGAGCTGACCCCGGTTGCCGTGCCGGCTGCTCTGGCAGCCATGGCCTATTTTGTCCTGGTGGGGTATCGCCTGCTGCCCGAGCGGCGCCAGGGTGGGGCTACTGTCTCCAGCGAGCTGCAAAATTGCCTGTTCGAGCTGCGCGTTGCGCCCAACTCGCCCCTGGCGGGCAAGACGGTGCAGCAGGCGGGGCTGCGTTCGCTGGGCGAGGCGTATTTGCCCTACCTGCACCGGGACGGCCACTTGCTGTGGGCTGCCCCGGAAACGGTGCTGCGCGAAGGGGACATCCTCGATTTTGTCGGCAATCCGTCTGCCATCGACAAACTGCTGGAGCGGCCGGGGCTGGAGCGGACCGTGGATGGCGTTGGTTCGCCAGAGCTTACCGCGCATCCGCTCTACGAGGCCATCGTTGCCCCTTCCTCGCCGCTGGTGGGCCGAACGCTGCGTGAAGTGGGGTTCCGCGAGCGCTATGATGGCGTCGTGCTGGGCATCCACCGGCGGGACGAGCAGATCCGAGCGCCGCTGGGGCGCGCCCCCATCCAAGCCGGCGATTTGCTGTTTGTCGAGGCCCCGCCCGGTTTCGATCGGCGCTGGAGCGGGCGCCGCGATGAGTTTTATCTGGTAGCGCCCTACCGCGGCGAGCAGCCCAAGCCGCAACCCCAGAAGGCCCCCATCGCGATCGCGATTTTGGTCGCCACAGTGGCGTTTGCCGCCACCGGCATTGCCCCCATTGCCATGACGGCCTTTTTGGGCGCGCTCGCCACCATTGCCACCGGCTGCCTCTCGCGACAGGATGCCCGCCGCGCCGTGGACCTATCGGTTTTGATCGTGCTGGCCGCTTCGCTGGGGTTGGGGCGCGCGGTGGAAAAAACCGGCCTGGCCGATGCCATTGCCAACGGCATCATCGAGCGCGCGCCGCAGCTGGGGACGCTCGGGGTCTTGGTGGCCATCTATGCCATCACGAGCTTGCTGACCGAGGTGGTGACCAACAATGGGGCAGCGGCGATCGTGCTGCCCATCGGCTTGGCAGCGAGTGCGGAGCTGGGGGCGCCGCCGGAGGCCTTTGCCATTGCTGTCGCGATCGCCGCCTCGACCAGCTTTTTGACCCCCATCGGGTACCAGACCAACCTGATGGTCATGTCCCCCGGCGGCTACCGCTTTGGGGACTACGCGTGCAGCGGCATTGCTGTCGATGGCGTGGTAATGGTAACCAGCATCGCCGCGATCGCACAGCTCTGGCTGTGA